The Paenibacillus sophorae genome has a segment encoding these proteins:
- a CDS encoding PLP-dependent aminotransferase family protein → MKYDFSARTHTLMTSPLLSIRTQTRRGSIISLAEELPAEELFPLSLLAEAASTVISADAQALQYGDPEGYGPLREWLEDDWLRGKGVHIPPGGVLLTTGSQQAVDLLSRVYIDPGDRVLVENPTSPGFLQVLRMQGAVIIPAPGDHDGLLPEHLRELIVAHRPKALFAAPSFTNPSGILWSLERRREVLELCISHNVLIVEDDSYGDLHFQRQNRIASKYPSLYALENAGEEGHVLYIGSFSKTVAPALRTGWAAGSRELISVMAAAKGMADWQSSSLNQRLLYHLLHVSAFDLREHIALLNREYDTRLKLMVELLKRPAWKDCTYNLPSGGMFLWVSLPDGLDALVLLKNALRKGVAYLPGPLCTADGSGSRYIRLNFSHPGRDELLLGMNLMSEAISEFTARS, encoded by the coding sequence ATGAAATACGATTTTTCCGCTCGTACGCATACGCTGATGACTTCGCCGCTGCTGAGCATCCGGACACAGACGCGCAGAGGCTCCATCATTTCACTGGCTGAAGAGCTGCCTGCGGAGGAATTGTTTCCGCTGTCCCTGCTGGCCGAAGCGGCTTCAACCGTGATATCGGCCGACGCGCAGGCGCTCCAATACGGAGATCCTGAAGGATATGGGCCGCTGCGGGAGTGGCTGGAAGACGACTGGCTGAGAGGTAAAGGAGTACATATTCCCCCGGGCGGCGTCCTGCTGACGACAGGCAGCCAGCAGGCGGTAGACCTGCTGTCCCGGGTATACATTGATCCGGGCGACCGCGTGCTTGTGGAAAATCCTACATCCCCCGGCTTTCTGCAGGTACTGCGGATGCAGGGAGCGGTCATTATTCCGGCCCCGGGCGACCATGATGGACTGCTGCCGGAGCATTTACGGGAGCTCATCGTGGCCCATCGGCCCAAGGCGCTGTTCGCCGCACCGAGCTTCACGAATCCGAGCGGCATCCTCTGGAGCCTGGAAAGACGCAGAGAAGTGCTGGAGCTGTGCATTTCGCATAATGTGCTTATTGTAGAAGACGATTCCTACGGAGATCTTCATTTTCAGCGTCAGAATCGGATCGCGTCCAAATATCCTTCTCTATATGCGCTCGAGAACGCAGGTGAGGAAGGGCATGTGCTCTATATCGGTTCCTTCAGCAAGACGGTTGCGCCTGCCCTTCGGACGGGCTGGGCGGCAGGCAGCCGCGAACTGATAAGTGTGATGGCGGCTGCCAAGGGAATGGCGGATTGGCAGTCAAGCTCGCTGAATCAGCGTCTGCTGTACCATCTGCTGCATGTGTCCGCTTTCGATTTACGAGAGCACATTGCGCTGTTGAACCGCGAATACGATACGAGGCTGAAGCTGATGGTGGAGCTGCTCAAGCGTCCCGCCTGGAAGGACTGTACCTATAATCTGCCCTCTGGCGGCATGTTCCTGTGGGTATCGCTGCCGGACGGACTGGATGCTTTAGTCCTGCTGAAGAATGCGCTGCGCAAGGGGGTGGCTTACCTGCCGGGGCCGCTCTGTACGGCGGACGGAAGCGGCAGCCGCTATATCCGTCTAAATTTCAGCCACCCTGGCCGCGATGAGCTGCTGCTCGGAATGAATCTGATGAGCGAAGCCATTTCGGAATTTACAGCCCGCAGTTAA
- a CDS encoding response regulator transcription factor, with the protein MMKVWQVVIMGCHPTSMLGTKLILEEAGNLIVLGTYSDWTEGAAIVRENRPELVLLDYCMSDDLIETMLPEMKKSAPSSHFIVMTDREGRELFQPLLKLGASGVLSKGASPSQLLQLIAGLREGFLSMPLGWLGTVVSPICSSEEGDAVLKLTATEKFIMEQIVQGVTYDKIALEIDVSRRSIDNYLRKIYVKLEVSTRAQAIEKYALYSHQIRPMYA; encoded by the coding sequence ATGATGAAGGTTTGGCAGGTAGTGATTATGGGCTGTCATCCCACGAGTATGCTGGGGACGAAATTGATTTTGGAAGAAGCGGGAAATCTGATTGTACTTGGTACTTATAGTGATTGGACGGAAGGGGCTGCCATAGTACGGGAGAATCGGCCGGAACTGGTGCTTCTTGACTACTGCATGTCGGATGATCTGATTGAGACAATGCTGCCGGAGATGAAAAAAAGTGCTCCGTCTTCTCATTTTATCGTGATGACCGATAGGGAAGGCAGGGAACTGTTTCAGCCGCTCTTAAAGCTGGGAGCCAGCGGCGTCTTATCCAAAGGGGCTTCGCCGAGCCAACTGCTGCAGCTGATCGCAGGATTGCGTGAAGGATTTCTCTCCATGCCGCTCGGGTGGCTGGGGACGGTGGTCTCGCCGATTTGCTCGTCTGAGGAGGGCGATGCAGTGTTGAAGCTGACCGCCACCGAGAAATTTATTATGGAACAAATTGTTCAAGGGGTCACCTACGATAAAATCGCCCTTGAAATTGATGTAAGCCGCCGGTCCATTGACAATTATCTGCGCAAGATTTATGTTAAACTCGAAGTTTCAACCCGGGCGCAGGCGATCGAGAAATATGCGCTGTATTCACATCAGATCAGACCCATGTATGCATGA
- the glnA gene encoding type I glutamate--ammonia ligase, whose translation MSVEKVLQTIKENNIEWVDFRFVDLGGRAHHIALPAAAVDEETFVNGVAFDGSSITGFRGIEESDMVMIPDPSTTYIDPFTAHPTLNIMCDIFTPDGERYERDPRGIAVKAEEYLQKSGVGTAAFFAPESEFFIFDDVRYESGMNSSSYFVDSEEAAWNTNRKDEGGNLGFKVGIKGGYVPVAPVDTQQDIRSEMCRLLAEAGLVIERHHHEVATAGQAEINFRFDTLKKTADNLLTYKYIVQNTARQYGKVATFMPKPLFGDNGSGMHVHQSIFNGDSPLFYEKGGYANLSETALNYIGGILYHAPALIALTNPSTNSFKRLVPGYEAPVNLVFSKGNRSAAVRIPVAAVTPKGCRIEFRTPDTTANPYLAFSAMLLAGLDGIKKKINPVELGYGPLDKNIYELPNEEKAKIRSVPGSLNEALDALEADYEFLTEGGVFTKDFIDNYIELKRGEAQEVAIRVHPHEYSLYFDV comes from the coding sequence ATGTCGGTTGAAAAAGTGTTGCAAACGATTAAAGAGAACAACATTGAATGGGTAGATTTCCGCTTTGTTGATTTGGGTGGACGGGCCCATCATATTGCTTTGCCGGCTGCTGCTGTTGACGAAGAAACCTTTGTAAATGGCGTAGCTTTTGACGGTTCTTCCATCACCGGTTTCCGCGGAATTGAAGAGTCTGATATGGTTATGATTCCGGATCCAAGCACTACATATATTGATCCTTTCACCGCGCACCCTACGCTCAACATTATGTGCGACATTTTCACTCCTGACGGCGAGCGTTATGAGCGTGACCCGCGCGGTATCGCTGTGAAAGCGGAAGAATACCTGCAAAAAAGCGGCGTAGGAACTGCAGCATTCTTCGCACCTGAATCCGAGTTCTTCATTTTTGACGACGTTCGTTACGAGAGCGGAATGAACAGCTCCTCTTACTTCGTGGATTCCGAAGAAGCGGCCTGGAACACAAACCGTAAGGATGAAGGCGGCAACCTCGGCTTTAAAGTGGGCATCAAAGGCGGTTATGTACCGGTTGCTCCGGTTGATACTCAGCAAGATATCCGCAGTGAAATGTGTCGTCTGCTTGCTGAAGCCGGTCTGGTAATCGAGCGCCATCACCATGAAGTTGCTACAGCTGGACAAGCTGAAATCAACTTCCGCTTCGATACACTGAAGAAGACTGCCGACAACCTGTTGACTTACAAATACATCGTGCAAAACACTGCCCGTCAATACGGCAAAGTGGCAACTTTCATGCCTAAACCGCTCTTCGGCGACAATGGCAGCGGCATGCACGTTCACCAATCGATCTTTAACGGCGACAGCCCGTTGTTCTATGAAAAAGGCGGATATGCTAACCTGAGCGAAACGGCTCTGAATTACATCGGGGGTATTCTGTACCATGCTCCGGCGCTGATCGCATTGACCAACCCGAGCACGAACTCCTTCAAACGTCTGGTTCCTGGTTACGAAGCACCGGTTAACCTTGTGTTCTCCAAAGGTAACCGTTCCGCTGCAGTCCGTATCCCGGTAGCTGCTGTAACGCCTAAAGGCTGCCGTATTGAGTTCCGTACTCCGGACACCACGGCTAACCCTTATCTGGCCTTCTCCGCAATGCTGCTGGCTGGTCTGGACGGCATCAAGAAGAAGATCAATCCGGTTGAGCTTGGCTATGGCCCACTCGACAAGAACATTTACGAACTGCCTAATGAGGAAAAGGCAAAAATCCGCAGTGTACCAGGCAGCCTGAACGAAGCGCTGGACGCTCTGGAAGCTGACTATGAGTTCCTGACAGAAGGCGGCGTCTTCACTAAAGACTTCATCGACAACTACATCGAACTGAAACGCGGCGAAGCTCAAGAAGTAGCCATCCGTGTTCATCCGCATGAATACTCCCTGTATTTCGATGTATAA
- a CDS encoding phosphodiester glycosidase family protein, whose translation MITPVKRVNRFFMLVTAPFIGLLLCLSLYRPSLTLDLETQRFSPSAGPVQLTSGIKGQLDRAQTSAAYTSKSVSASAKLYQETTAAMNALVDKTMTQAGRPASIYNRRITAKLGFPYDVINSSRIRIELYRVNPGDYTGYAMKIKLKDKAAMTMSFGQEGPGSSETTLQAVNRYGAVAGINAGGFADQDGRRYPLSTTIVEGQYVNGFESSYKDLSFVGLSKEGRLIGGKFYRREQLDKLEPAFGASFVPVLLQDGFKTEIPVKWETSPRRAPRTAIGRYKDDQLLIIVAEGYNESGSSGATLEELQDRLYQMGVTDAYNLDGGGSSSLIFDGKVVNRPSDGTLRRVPTSFLFFK comes from the coding sequence ATGATCACACCGGTAAAAAGAGTGAACCGTTTCTTTATGCTCGTTACCGCACCATTCATCGGCCTTCTGCTGTGCCTGTCGCTGTACAGGCCGTCTCTTACACTGGATCTGGAAACGCAGCGGTTCTCACCTTCCGCAGGTCCTGTCCAGCTCACATCCGGAATCAAAGGCCAGTTGGACAGAGCGCAGACCTCCGCTGCCTACACAAGCAAATCGGTAAGCGCCAGTGCGAAGCTGTACCAGGAAACGACCGCCGCGATGAACGCGCTTGTAGATAAGACCATGACACAGGCGGGCCGCCCAGCGTCGATATATAACCGGCGTATTACGGCCAAGCTCGGCTTCCCGTACGATGTCATCAACAGCAGCCGGATTCGAATTGAGTTGTACCGGGTCAATCCCGGTGACTATACAGGTTACGCGATGAAGATCAAGCTCAAGGACAAAGCGGCGATGACCATGAGCTTTGGTCAGGAAGGTCCTGGAAGTTCGGAAACAACCCTTCAGGCGGTCAACCGGTACGGGGCCGTCGCCGGCATTAACGCGGGAGGCTTTGCCGATCAGGACGGCAGAAGATACCCGCTCAGTACCACGATTGTGGAAGGTCAGTATGTAAACGGCTTTGAATCCAGCTATAAAGATTTAAGCTTTGTAGGACTGAGCAAAGAAGGGCGGCTGATTGGCGGGAAGTTTTACAGACGTGAGCAGCTTGACAAGCTGGAACCGGCGTTCGGGGCTTCCTTTGTGCCTGTGCTGCTGCAGGATGGATTCAAAACGGAGATACCCGTAAAATGGGAGACGTCGCCCAGACGGGCGCCGCGCACTGCCATCGGCCGATACAAAGACGATCAGCTGCTTATCATCGTTGCCGAGGGCTACAATGAGAGCGGCAGCTCGGGTGCCACACTGGAGGAACTTCAAGACAGGCTGTATCAGATGGGTGTAACGGATGCATATAATCTGGATGGCGGAGGTTCCTCGTCACTCATATTTGACGGAAAAGTCGTGAACCGGCCGTCCGACGGCACTCTTCGGCGGGTGCCGACAAGCTTTTTATTTTTCAAATAA
- the trmL gene encoding tRNA (uridine(34)/cytosine(34)/5-carboxymethylaminomethyluridine(34)-2'-O)-methyltransferase TrmL, which produces MALHIVLVEPEIPANTGNISRTCAATGTHLHLVRPLGFRTDDATLKRAGLDYWHAVHIEYHDSFGEVLEMYPEGRFFYATTKADKRYSDYAFRDGDFFVFGKETKGLPESILEAGWETTMRMPMTGDVRSLNLSNSAAIIVYEALRQLNFPGLT; this is translated from the coding sequence ATGGCACTTCACATTGTACTGGTAGAGCCGGAGATTCCGGCCAATACGGGGAATATTTCCCGCACCTGCGCGGCTACCGGCACCCATCTGCACTTGGTGCGGCCCCTTGGCTTTCGTACCGACGACGCCACCCTGAAACGGGCCGGGCTGGATTATTGGCATGCCGTTCACATTGAATATCACGATTCCTTCGGAGAAGTACTGGAGATGTACCCGGAGGGGCGTTTCTTTTATGCAACGACCAAAGCGGATAAGCGGTATAGCGATTATGCGTTTCGGGACGGCGATTTTTTTGTTTTTGGTAAAGAGACGAAAGGATTGCCTGAGAGTATTCTTGAGGCCGGATGGGAAACAACGATGCGCATGCCGATGACCGGAGATGTAAGATCGCTGAATTTGTCCAATTCGGCGGCAATTATTGTATACGAAGCGCTCCGGCAGTTGAACTTTCCGGGCCTTACCTAA
- a CDS encoding DUF2161 family putative PD-(D/E)XK-type phosphodiesterase produces MAVRHETELYAPLKIFFEQQGYEIKGEVRSCDLVGVRGDEEPPLIVEMKKTFNLSLLLQGMERLKLSPAVYLAVERCREKKGSASQRWSELSHLCRRLGLGLVTVVFYKTKAPLVEVLAEPEAPAGPARSGGRRRDRLLYEFRERSGDYNTGGSARVKLVTAYREKALRVAAALEAAEREAALAAADGAAADGGGQGGAAGPARAPAAGALPKGVTPAELRRRSGVPAAAAILQNNYYGWFMRVVRGRYTLTAAGSAALLEYAAVSVSQSVADRRTAAEKSNM; encoded by the coding sequence ATGGCGGTAAGGCACGAAACAGAGCTGTATGCTCCTTTAAAAATTTTTTTTGAACAACAAGGCTATGAGATCAAGGGTGAGGTGCGTTCATGTGACCTGGTCGGCGTCCGGGGAGATGAAGAACCGCCGCTGATTGTGGAGATGAAGAAGACCTTCAACCTCTCCTTGCTGCTCCAAGGGATGGAACGGCTGAAGCTTAGTCCGGCGGTGTATTTGGCGGTCGAGAGATGCCGGGAGAAAAAAGGGTCCGCGAGCCAGCGCTGGAGCGAGCTGAGCCATTTGTGCCGCCGCCTGGGGCTCGGTCTCGTCACCGTTGTCTTCTACAAGACGAAGGCGCCGCTTGTGGAGGTATTGGCCGAGCCTGAGGCGCCAGCGGGCCCGGCCCGGAGCGGCGGGCGGCGGCGAGATCGGCTGCTCTATGAGTTCCGCGAGCGCAGCGGGGACTACAACACGGGCGGCAGCGCGCGCGTAAAGCTGGTCACCGCCTACCGCGAGAAGGCGCTGCGCGTAGCCGCCGCGTTGGAGGCGGCGGAGCGCGAGGCCGCCCTGGCAGCCGCCGATGGCGCGGCGGCGGATGGCGGCGGCCAAGGCGGGGCCGCCGGGCCTGCCCGCGCGCCTGCTGCGGGCGCGCTTCCGAAGGGCGTGACGCCGGCGGAGCTCCGCCGGCGCAGCGGGGTGCCGGCAGCAGCCGCGATCCTGCAGAACAACTATTACGGCTGGTTTATGCGCGTCGTCCGCGGCCGGTATACCCTAACTGCGGCGGGAAGCGCAGCGCTGCTGGAATACGCCGCCGTATCGGTCTCGCAGTCGGTGGCAGACCGCAGAACGGCTGCAGAGAAGTCCAACATGTAA
- the serC gene encoding 3-phosphoserine/phosphohydroxythreonine transaminase produces MLSKRAYNFNAGPAALPLEVLERAQAEFVDFRETGMSIMEMSHRGAVYESVHNEAQERLLSLLGNPAGYKVLFIQGGATTQFAMIPLNFLSEGKVGSYVMTGSWADKAFKEAKIAGGAHVAATSEDKKFLAIPELGSIKPADNAAYLHITSNETIEGTQYQQFPDTGSLPLIADMSSDILSRSFDVSKFGLIYAGAQKNLGPSGVTVVLAKEELIAESPSNIPTILRYSTHYKNNSLYNTPPSYSIYMVNQVLKWIEEQGGLAGIEVKNRDKAGLLYDTIDASGGFYRGVAEQGSRSIMNVTFRMESEELEKKFIKASEQEGFVGLKGHRSVGGLRASIYNAVPYESIKALTDFMNHFQKTQG; encoded by the coding sequence ATTTTGAGCAAGAGAGCCTATAATTTTAACGCCGGCCCGGCGGCACTACCTCTTGAGGTGCTGGAGCGCGCACAAGCCGAATTCGTCGATTTCCGTGAGACCGGGATGTCGATTATGGAAATGTCGCACCGCGGAGCCGTATATGAATCCGTACACAATGAGGCGCAGGAACGTTTGCTTTCGCTTCTGGGCAATCCGGCTGGATATAAAGTGTTGTTCATTCAGGGCGGAGCCACTACTCAGTTCGCTATGATTCCGTTGAACTTCCTCTCCGAAGGCAAGGTCGGAAGCTACGTAATGACAGGCAGCTGGGCTGACAAGGCGTTCAAGGAAGCCAAGATCGCTGGCGGAGCGCATGTTGCGGCAACGTCCGAAGACAAGAAGTTTCTGGCTATTCCAGAGCTCGGATCGATCAAGCCAGCCGATAACGCCGCTTATCTGCACATTACTTCCAACGAGACCATTGAGGGCACCCAATATCAGCAATTCCCGGATACCGGATCTCTTCCGCTGATCGCGGATATGTCCAGCGATATCTTGAGCCGCAGCTTCGACGTTAGCAAGTTCGGACTGATTTATGCCGGCGCACAGAAAAATCTTGGACCTTCGGGTGTAACCGTCGTGCTCGCTAAGGAAGAGCTGATTGCCGAATCTCCTTCCAACATTCCGACAATCTTGCGTTACAGCACCCATTATAAAAATAACTCTCTATACAATACGCCGCCATCCTATTCGATCTATATGGTTAACCAAGTGCTTAAATGGATTGAAGAGCAGGGAGGCCTTGCAGGAATCGAAGTGAAGAACCGTGATAAGGCAGGACTGCTGTATGATACGATCGACGCCAGCGGCGGTTTCTACCGCGGTGTAGCGGAGCAAGGCAGCCGTTCCATCATGAACGTGACATTCCGGATGGAATCCGAAGAGCTGGAGAAGAAGTTCATCAAGGCTTCGGAGCAGGAAGGCTTCGTCGGCCTCAAGGGACACCGCAGCGTTGGCGGCTTACGCGCCTCCATCTATAACGCCGTTCCTTATGAGAGCATTAAAGCGCTGACCGATTTCATGAACCACTTCCAGAAGACTCAAGGTTAA
- a CDS encoding AbrB/MazE/SpoVT family DNA-binding domain-containing protein translates to MKPAGVVRKVDQLGRIVLPKSLRKRYQMNEGDPVEILVQGDHIILERYRPKCVFCGSMEEVSEYKERYICGQCLGEMTQLQRHA, encoded by the coding sequence ATGAAGCCTGCTGGTGTAGTACGTAAAGTGGATCAGCTTGGCAGAATTGTTCTGCCTAAATCCCTTCGTAAAAGGTATCAAATGAATGAGGGGGACCCTGTTGAAATTTTAGTTCAGGGCGATCATATTATTTTGGAGCGTTATCGTCCAAAATGCGTATTTTGCGGTTCCATGGAAGAGGTTAGCGAATATAAGGAACGTTATATTTGCGGCCAGTGTCTAGGGGAAATGACCCAACTGCAAAGACACGCTTAA